In Salmo salar chromosome ssa03, Ssal_v3.1, whole genome shotgun sequence, a single genomic region encodes these proteins:
- the LOC106601000 gene encoding telethonin — protein sequence MVPDTDSRDHQTITITTTTETRERRELPEPSQITLASNYRQTDSPERKTPNAEIPRQTDRGVRETTGGDKTDIRTELHPHGTVIMQVCTVVEKRAGAVVGAELACSVREENKAQRESYKADWNSVNMKTRAMDRQTMNMNDDSRRETYTRQWEARSLTQACPSGVYRVGTVERGVREHQLLPKRNTLPLPIFTPAQLGIRLGRGAPHTQEDLRPFPIPDGACPGKRAVVEITQDLPPVKPLRMEFAKAPKALGRSMSQEVQRG from the exons ATGGTCccagacacagacagcagagaccaccagaccatcaccatcaccaccaccacagagacaagagagaggagagagctgcctGAACCGTCACAGATTACCTTGGCTAgcaactacagacagacagatagtccaGAGAGAAAAACACCGAACGCAGAGATAccaagacagacagatagaggagtCCGAGAAACTACCGGAGGTGATAAAACCGATATAAGGACAGAACTTCACCCACACGGAACCGTGATAATGCAGGTGTGTACCGTTGTTGAGAAGCGTGCTGGGGCCGTGGTGGGGGCTGAGCTGGCCTGCAGCGTACGGGAGGAGAACAAGGCTCAGAGGGAGAGCTACAAAGCCGACTGGAACAGTGTTAACATGAAGACCCGAGCCATGGACAG GCAGACGATGAACATGAACGATGACTCTCGTCGGGAGACCTACACTCGTCAGTGGGAAGCTCGCTCTCTGACCCAGGCCTGTCCCTCGGGGGTGTACAGAGTGGGCACCGTGGAGAGGGGTGTGAGGGAGCACCAGCTCCTGCCCAAGAGGAACACCCTGCCCCTGCCCATCTTCACCCCTGCACAGCTGGGCATCCGGCTGGGCCGCGGAGCACCACACACCCAGGAGGACCTCCGTCCCTTCCCCATCCCCGACGGCGCCTGCCCTGGCAAGAGGGCCGTGGTCGAGATCACACAGGACCTGCCCCCCGTCAAGCCACTCAGGATGGAGTTCGCCAAGGCGCCCAAAGCACTGGGCCGCTCCATGTCACAGGAGGTCCAGAGAGGgtga